In Vibrio lentus, a single genomic region encodes these proteins:
- a CDS encoding ETEC_3214 domain-containing protein gives MSEEQRADISKDIQEELQELQDAQESLLEEQKKGGLARTIGLVSVISIALGGFNDSFDALEKMFDFGLSQMTDIPSHRKLERIYIRSSAEALDQTFGAPVYIKRSSSDDVIKYYQDDNFILSAITRDNAIVAYLVFPDEGFVPETQEHTGGSAFFNQPFNAIESVNEIRASFARTGNYYIEENNGGEFGYLYSSISGVSEFITPMTKGNRNLLAAVVDSLTMDEDVVSSVQSLRLSAKPNFYGYSTLGVDALEEAILSNTEYRLIHKS, from the coding sequence ATGTCTGAAGAACAGAGAGCTGATATTTCTAAAGATATTCAAGAGGAATTACAAGAACTCCAAGACGCACAAGAGTCACTGCTAGAAGAGCAAAAGAAAGGCGGCCTAGCTCGTACTATAGGTTTGGTATCGGTTATTTCTATTGCTTTGGGTGGCTTTAATGACAGCTTTGATGCATTGGAAAAGATGTTCGACTTTGGCCTTTCTCAAATGACGGATATTCCATCTCATAGAAAGCTAGAGAGAATATATATTCGGTCATCCGCTGAAGCTTTGGATCAAACGTTTGGCGCACCAGTATATATAAAACGTTCAAGCAGTGATGATGTGATCAAGTATTATCAAGATGATAATTTCATACTGTCTGCGATTACTAGAGATAACGCTATTGTCGCTTACCTTGTCTTCCCTGATGAAGGTTTTGTACCTGAAACACAAGAACATACAGGTGGTTCAGCGTTTTTTAATCAGCCTTTTAATGCCATTGAAAGTGTCAATGAAATCCGAGCGTCGTTCGCTAGAACCGGTAATTATTACATTGAAGAAAACAACGGCGGGGAATTCGGGTATCTCTATTCTTCAATCAGTGGTGTTAGTGAATTTATTACACCAATGACAAAAGGTAATAGGAATTTGCTGGCCGCTGTAGTTGACTCGTTAACGATGGACGAAGATGTCGTTTCGAGCGTCCAGTCTTTGAGATTGAGCGCCAAACCCAATTTCTATGGTTACAGTACATTAGGTGTCGACGCCCTTGAAGAAGCTATTTTATCGAACACAGAGTATCGTTTGATTCATAAGAGTTAA
- a CDS encoding DeoR/GlpR family DNA-binding transcription regulator: MELNHRQKQILATLKANQDVQIDHLAELFSVTTQTIRRDVNDLCEQGLARRVHGGVSLPTTLTNTSYRFRAGVESEMKDSIAMAVADAIPEGSTVMMGIGTTVTRIAQYLLAKPALRVITNNLQVARILEANEQIEVYLAGGLFRREHQDMVGSSVVHFFSDFEADIGICGCGSVTDSHFAMEHEQVEADLSKSIIKNSRESWLVADASKWGRFAALKVASLEQFDRIYTNNSQLPSELNIHLVEDAIHT; this comes from the coding sequence ATGGAACTGAACCACCGCCAAAAACAAATACTCGCGACGCTTAAAGCAAATCAAGATGTACAGATCGATCATTTAGCCGAACTATTTTCGGTCACTACTCAAACCATTCGTCGTGACGTAAACGACTTATGCGAGCAGGGTTTAGCGCGAAGAGTGCACGGAGGCGTAAGCTTACCGACAACGCTGACTAACACCAGTTATCGATTCCGTGCTGGCGTTGAATCAGAAATGAAAGACAGTATCGCCATGGCTGTTGCAGACGCAATACCTGAAGGTTCAACAGTCATGATGGGGATTGGTACGACCGTCACTCGCATAGCTCAATATTTGTTGGCAAAGCCCGCGTTACGAGTGATCACCAACAACCTGCAAGTCGCTCGAATCCTCGAAGCAAACGAGCAGATTGAAGTGTACTTAGCGGGCGGTTTATTTCGAAGAGAGCATCAAGACATGGTGGGAAGTAGCGTAGTTCACTTCTTCTCAGATTTTGAAGCCGACATTGGCATTTGTGGTTGTGGCTCTGTAACAGACAGTCATTTCGCCATGGAACATGAGCAAGTTGAAGCCGACCTTTCAAAATCTATTATCAAGAACAGCCGTGAAAGTTGGCTTGTCGCGGATGCCAGTAAATGGGGACGCTTTGCGGCACTAAAAGTAGCGTCATTGGAGCAATTTGATCGTATATACACCAATAACAGCCAATTACCTTCGGAGCTAAACATACACTTAGTAGAAGACGCTATTCATACTTAG
- a CDS encoding TRAP transporter small permease, which translates to MFLLKNIEEILASIAISITVLVVIINVVLRYGFGFVVPWSEELSVICFIWAVYLGISSCYKHKLHMGVDVVVAMLPEKAKIPFRLCVSVFLLVLNILMAVLSYQYLMLSNKVTPVMGMSYFAINGVLLLCFSLMAIHTVRFIVSDVASLKRSFK; encoded by the coding sequence TTGTTTTTATTGAAAAATATTGAAGAAATCCTCGCCTCTATTGCTATTTCGATTACCGTTTTGGTTGTCATCATTAACGTCGTTTTACGTTATGGGTTTGGATTTGTTGTCCCTTGGAGTGAAGAACTCTCGGTTATTTGCTTTATATGGGCTGTCTATTTAGGCATTAGTTCCTGCTATAAGCATAAGCTTCACATGGGTGTTGATGTGGTGGTTGCCATGCTGCCTGAAAAAGCCAAAATTCCGTTTAGATTATGTGTTTCTGTTTTCCTACTGGTTCTGAACATCTTGATGGCCGTTCTGAGTTATCAATACTTGATGTTATCTAACAAGGTAACACCAGTGATGGGCATGTCATATTTTGCTATCAATGGTGTGTTGTTACTTTGCTTCTCATTGATGGCAATCCACACGGTTCGATTCATCGTCAGCGATGTTGCTTCTCTAAAGCGCTCTTTTAAGTAG
- a CDS encoding HAD-IIB family hydrolase: protein MNSVTNDLDQNWKSIDWVLTDVDDTLTWQGQLPPETLVALKALKDAGKKVVAVTGACAGWCDHIAQLWPVDAVLGENGAFIMEKKNGYLTLRSDIPLPEVSANQSKLKEQVLAILSDYPELSLTLDQSYRLCEVAIDIGQNRPKVDDGIIEEIVSKIHALGAHATASSIHINAWYGEHSKKATSTAFLKEKGLSEQEIVERSCYVGDSLNDQYMFEILPFSVGVANIEHYWTKLSHHPVVVMKKPGGYGFAEFTDKLLALK, encoded by the coding sequence ATGAATTCGGTAACGAATGATTTAGACCAAAATTGGAAAAGCATTGATTGGGTACTGACGGATGTCGACGATACCTTAACTTGGCAAGGTCAGTTGCCGCCAGAAACATTGGTGGCGTTGAAAGCGTTAAAAGATGCAGGGAAAAAGGTCGTGGCTGTGACAGGGGCTTGTGCTGGATGGTGTGATCATATTGCTCAGCTATGGCCTGTCGATGCGGTTCTCGGTGAGAACGGCGCGTTTATAATGGAAAAGAAAAATGGTTATCTGACATTGCGCTCTGATATCCCTTTGCCAGAAGTCAGTGCCAATCAGAGTAAGCTGAAAGAGCAAGTATTAGCTATTTTAAGCGATTACCCAGAGCTCAGTTTAACGTTGGATCAGTCTTACCGTTTGTGTGAGGTGGCGATCGACATCGGTCAAAACCGTCCAAAAGTCGATGATGGCATTATTGAAGAGATTGTCTCTAAGATTCACGCTTTAGGTGCACATGCCACAGCAAGCTCTATTCACATTAATGCTTGGTATGGTGAGCACTCTAAGAAAGCGACATCGACCGCCTTTCTCAAGGAGAAGGGGCTATCTGAGCAAGAGATAGTCGAACGTAGTTGCTATGTTGGTGACTCGCTGAATGACCAATACATGTTTGAAATTTTGCCTTTCAGTGTTGGGGTCGCGAACATTGAACACTATTGGACGAAGTTATCACATCATCCGGTTGTTGTTATGAAGAAACCCGGCGGTTATGGTTTCGCTGAGTTCACTGATAAATTATTGGCGTTGAAATAG
- a CDS encoding LysR family transcriptional regulator, with protein sequence MHHFNIRALEYLNALSKYGSLRKASKMLNVDPAAVSRMLSQLEDQVEMKVWERNNRQSYLTEAGNELLNHYRTIIRGEATVLTQLTKLKNLTGGSVSIAIGEGFITNLVSEPMQTFMTRYPDINLSIEIAGALDAVKMLEDQQIDFAITYAAAPHPKLRTHVERSHPLELIAPKGHFLTMKETPVTLQEIKDVSLALIDTSTGMGRLVKHAEQMSHFNLQPKLQTNSVTALTNFVVAGLGVTFMPKLTVLEEIESGRIEVVPTEIEVLSKATVKVQSLKGRELSVQAETFLDFLMENTSFLRSDAHDIVL encoded by the coding sequence ATGCACCACTTTAATATCCGCGCGCTGGAATACCTTAATGCTTTGTCAAAATACGGGTCGTTACGTAAAGCGTCGAAGATGCTGAATGTTGATCCGGCTGCAGTGAGTCGTATGTTGTCTCAACTTGAAGATCAGGTTGAGATGAAGGTGTGGGAGCGCAATAACCGTCAGTCCTATTTAACGGAAGCGGGAAACGAGTTATTGAATCACTATCGCACCATTATAAGAGGTGAGGCGACAGTATTAACTCAATTGACCAAGCTTAAAAACCTGACAGGTGGTAGCGTTAGTATTGCGATAGGTGAAGGATTTATCACAAACTTAGTGTCTGAGCCTATGCAGACCTTTATGACCCGTTATCCAGACATCAACTTGTCGATAGAAATAGCCGGTGCTCTTGATGCGGTTAAGATGCTTGAAGATCAGCAGATCGATTTCGCCATCACTTACGCAGCAGCACCGCATCCAAAACTACGGACGCACGTGGAACGCAGTCATCCACTAGAACTTATCGCTCCGAAAGGGCACTTTCTAACAATGAAAGAGACGCCTGTGACGCTGCAAGAAATCAAAGATGTGTCGCTGGCTTTGATCGATACATCGACTGGCATGGGACGATTAGTGAAACATGCTGAGCAAATGTCGCATTTTAATCTCCAACCTAAATTACAAACCAACTCGGTTACTGCGCTGACTAACTTTGTTGTTGCAGGGCTTGGCGTCACATTTATGCCTAAGCTGACGGTTCTAGAAGAGATAGAGTCGGGCCGTATAGAAGTCGTGCCAACGGAGATTGAGGTGTTATCTAAAGCGACCGTTAAGGTGCAATCTTTGAAAGGCAGAGAACTGAGTGTTCAAGCCGAAACCTTCCTTGATTTCTTGATGGAGAACACGTCTTTTTTACGTAGTGATGCTCACGACATCGTTTTGTAA
- a CDS encoding glycerophosphodiester phosphodiesterase family protein, producing MITGHRGAASLAPENTLVSIEQAAKAGASWVEIDTQLSADGIPMVFHDRTVNRCTDGTGNIADLDLTTLKALDAGSWFGSEFIGTSIPTLSEALDKCLELDLTLNLELKIYNDKAIKPLVDQVIALIKQKDFPSEKLLISSFKKDALSQCQELMPEVRRGFICEVWNDFSLESLKSLDLYSIHIDHRILDEKTAKAIKDSGAVLKIWTLNDPKLASKYLNLGVDNIITDVPNKF from the coding sequence ATGATTACAGGCCACCGCGGTGCCGCTTCTTTAGCACCAGAAAATACGCTAGTCAGTATTGAGCAAGCAGCGAAAGCAGGCGCAAGTTGGGTTGAAATTGATACCCAGCTCAGTGCCGACGGTATCCCTATGGTTTTTCATGATAGAACGGTGAACCGCTGTACTGATGGGACTGGGAATATTGCAGATTTAGATCTCACCACACTCAAGGCTTTAGACGCTGGCAGTTGGTTTGGTAGTGAGTTTATAGGAACCTCGATTCCGACGTTAAGTGAAGCGCTAGACAAGTGCCTAGAACTCGATCTAACTCTGAACCTTGAGCTCAAGATATATAACGATAAGGCGATAAAACCTTTAGTTGACCAAGTTATTGCACTGATAAAGCAAAAGGATTTCCCTAGTGAAAAACTGCTCATCTCAAGCTTCAAAAAGGATGCACTAAGTCAGTGCCAAGAGTTAATGCCCGAAGTTAGACGAGGATTCATCTGCGAAGTATGGAATGATTTCAGCCTAGAGTCACTTAAATCACTCGACCTTTACAGCATTCATATTGACCACCGAATTCTTGATGAGAAAACGGCGAAAGCGATCAAAGATTCAGGTGCGGTTCTTAAAATATGGACGCTAAACGACCCCAAATTGGCAAGCAAATATCTCAATCTAGGTGTTGATAACATCATTACCGACGTACCAAATAAATTTTAG
- a CDS encoding DHH family phosphoesterase: MANSKFDTFLERLKGNKRIIVQAHDFPDHDALSSAYALAYLLKKKGFHPFITFHGYIDRVSLRNLIDWLEIPIYEPKDLKLQPDDKIIVVDGCIGEKNVTDVPGLEVAVIDHHQVKVPDFVWYSDVRANYGATATMMVEYYRYFSLPMPQKVATALLVGLSFDTANFTRAVGSADLKALLYLQERADNTMVNKIFRNQVEFHELQLFNSMLTNLRREKNAAFAVLPEGCPKNMLGVLGDFLLSVDELDIIVLTAKSHEKTFISLRSECSNNNVANIVKRALNDRGIGFGGGHSHMAGGIINSQFQKSDELDYIYDLIRPSLVLDA; this comes from the coding sequence ATGGCAAATTCAAAATTCGATACCTTTCTAGAAAGACTCAAAGGCAATAAACGAATCATTGTCCAAGCTCATGACTTCCCAGACCATGATGCATTGTCTTCGGCGTACGCTCTGGCTTACCTGTTAAAAAAGAAAGGCTTTCATCCATTTATTACCTTTCATGGTTACATCGATAGGGTGTCACTTAGGAATCTCATAGATTGGTTGGAGATTCCGATCTATGAACCAAAAGACTTGAAGCTACAACCTGACGACAAGATTATTGTTGTTGATGGCTGTATTGGTGAAAAGAACGTTACCGACGTTCCAGGCTTAGAAGTCGCAGTAATTGATCACCACCAAGTCAAAGTACCTGATTTTGTATGGTACTCAGATGTGCGAGCAAATTATGGCGCAACAGCAACCATGATGGTCGAGTATTACCGCTATTTTTCTTTGCCGATGCCACAAAAAGTTGCAACAGCACTATTGGTCGGTTTGAGCTTTGATACCGCTAACTTTACTCGGGCTGTAGGATCGGCTGATCTGAAAGCATTGCTGTACCTTCAAGAGAGGGCAGACAATACCATGGTCAACAAGATTTTTCGGAATCAGGTCGAGTTCCACGAATTACAACTTTTCAATTCAATGCTTACTAACTTACGCCGTGAAAAAAATGCAGCGTTTGCGGTGCTTCCTGAAGGTTGTCCTAAAAATATGCTCGGTGTATTAGGTGATTTTCTATTAAGTGTTGATGAGCTTGATATCATTGTGCTCACTGCGAAGAGTCATGAGAAAACCTTTATCTCTCTTCGTTCAGAGTGTTCCAATAACAATGTCGCAAATATAGTTAAAAGGGCACTGAACGATAGAGGGATCGGTTTTGGAGGTGGGCATTCTCACATGGCTGGTGGCATCATCAACAGCCAGTTTCAGAAAAGTGATGAACTAGATTACATCTATGATTTGATTCGACCGAGCCTAGTGCTTGATGCCTAA
- a CDS encoding dienelactone hydrolase family protein, whose product MRTLTTLGLFSVLLPFSAISGENVTYQVDGMDYEGYWSEASDQAPLVLLVHDWDGLTDYEKKRSEMLNELGYNVFAIDLFGKGIRPTEVKDKKQHTGELYKDREKMRALLNAGAMEAKRLGGNLDNNVMMGYCFGGAAVLEAARAGIPSKAYVTFHGGLSTPKGQDYSQTKAPVVVFHGTADSMISMEDFGSLAAELETTKVPHEMITYSGAPHAFTVFGANNYQHEADQKSWDRFTHVLETTTR is encoded by the coding sequence ATGCGAACACTCACCACGCTAGGCTTGTTTTCAGTTTTACTGCCCTTCTCTGCAATTTCTGGAGAAAACGTCACTTATCAAGTCGACGGTATGGACTACGAAGGTTATTGGAGTGAAGCCAGTGATCAGGCTCCTTTGGTGCTGCTAGTACATGATTGGGACGGCTTAACGGATTACGAGAAGAAACGTTCTGAGATGCTTAACGAACTCGGTTACAACGTGTTCGCCATCGACCTATTTGGTAAAGGCATTCGCCCAACCGAAGTGAAAGACAAAAAACAACACACAGGTGAGTTGTATAAAGACAGAGAAAAAATGCGTGCGCTGCTTAATGCAGGTGCAATGGAAGCCAAACGACTTGGCGGCAACTTAGATAACAACGTGATGATGGGATACTGCTTTGGCGGAGCCGCTGTGTTAGAAGCCGCGCGTGCGGGGATTCCTTCGAAAGCTTATGTCACCTTCCATGGTGGTTTATCAACACCGAAAGGCCAAGATTACTCTCAGACTAAAGCCCCTGTCGTCGTGTTCCATGGCACTGCAGATTCGATGATTTCAATGGAAGATTTCGGAAGCCTCGCAGCTGAACTTGAAACGACCAAAGTCCCACATGAAATGATCACCTATAGTGGAGCACCACACGCCTTCACAGTATTCGGGGCTAATAACTATCAACATGAAGCTGACCAAAAATCCTGGGATCGCTTTACTCATGTGTTAGAAACCACCACTAGATAA
- a CDS encoding C4-dicarboxylate TRAP transporter substrate-binding protein: MKKLLGTVIMAATLLVGCGEADKAGADAKDEPININMSLVFTQNELLTQELIKATDKIRERTDGSVNIKVFPGGQLPVYKDNLEQVVNGANWIAVEDLTYLGDYVPDFAALAGPMLYNTYDEYLAMMDTEFVAGLKAKAEEKGIKVLNADYMFGFRHMITNKEIVNSEDMKGMRIRVPQSQLFISTLSAMGAAPASLPFPETYAGVQQGVVDGLEGSILTMYSTKIYEVAKNMSLTKHFLGTVGIYISPTLWDKFTPEQQQIINEELEAGAESNTAELVKLDVEYTQKLEELGVTFNEVNSDEFNELTADVYNQFPTWSEGIHATIMKELETIRAAQ, from the coding sequence ATGAAAAAGCTATTAGGTACAGTAATTATGGCGGCAACGTTACTTGTTGGTTGTGGTGAAGCTGACAAGGCCGGAGCGGACGCTAAAGATGAGCCAATTAATATCAATATGAGCCTTGTGTTCACTCAAAACGAGTTATTAACCCAAGAGCTCATCAAAGCAACCGACAAAATACGCGAAAGAACCGATGGTTCGGTAAACATTAAAGTTTTCCCAGGTGGTCAGTTACCTGTTTACAAAGATAACTTGGAACAAGTGGTTAACGGCGCAAACTGGATTGCTGTTGAGGATTTAACCTACCTAGGCGATTACGTACCAGACTTCGCTGCACTGGCAGGCCCAATGTTGTACAACACGTATGATGAATATTTAGCGATGATGGATACGGAATTTGTCGCGGGCTTGAAGGCTAAAGCTGAAGAGAAAGGCATTAAAGTACTGAATGCAGACTACATGTTTGGGTTCCGTCACATGATCACTAATAAAGAGATTGTGAACTCTGAAGACATGAAAGGGATGCGTATCCGTGTTCCACAAAGTCAGTTGTTTATCAGCACGCTTTCAGCAATGGGCGCGGCTCCAGCTTCTCTGCCATTCCCAGAAACCTATGCAGGCGTTCAACAAGGTGTTGTTGACGGCCTTGAAGGTTCAATCCTGACTATGTACTCAACCAAAATCTATGAAGTAGCGAAGAATATGTCTTTGACTAAACACTTCCTAGGCACGGTTGGTATCTACATTTCACCGACTCTTTGGGACAAGTTTACGCCAGAGCAACAGCAAATCATCAATGAAGAGCTAGAAGCGGGCGCTGAATCTAACACTGCAGAGCTGGTTAAGCTTGATGTTGAATACACTCAAAAACTTGAAGAGTTAGGCGTTACGTTTAATGAAGTGAACTCTGACGAGTTTAATGAGTTGACAGCTGACGTGTACAACCAGTTCCCAACATGGAGCGAAGGTATACACGCAACGATCATGAAAGAGTTGGAAACGATTCGAGCTGCACAGTAA
- a CDS encoding TRAP transporter large permease, with translation MESYLPILILFVLFLLNIPIAFSLIASAMVYFLFINDSIPVSLVMQRFISSTESFPLLAIPFFIMVGSVMNYAGISKSLLAFADSMIGHKTGGLAQVNVALSTLMGGISGSANADAAMQSKILAPEMTKRGYDLPFTAAVTAASSSISPVIPPGINLIIFALLANVSVHQMFIAGYVPAFLMALSLMVTIAFIARKRRYKPSRSEPASAKERFHYFLKAIPALLIPFGIILGMRFGLFTPTEAGAIAVLLCAIIGIFVYRQLGLRHIPLIMRETVQGTSSVMFIIIGAMVFGYYMTLEQIPHNVASALIELTDNKLLLLLLINVLLLVVGMFIEGGAAMIILTPLLLPAVLNLGVNPVHFGIIVIVNIMIGGVTPPFGSMMFTVCSILKVRMVDFVKEVVPLLLALLSVLMLLTFSESLVMFLPNLL, from the coding sequence ATGGAAAGCTATCTTCCAATCCTCATTCTTTTTGTTCTGTTTCTATTGAATATACCCATTGCGTTTTCATTGATCGCGTCAGCAATGGTGTACTTTTTATTTATCAATGACTCAATTCCCGTCAGCTTGGTAATGCAGCGCTTTATTAGCTCGACAGAGTCATTTCCATTGTTAGCCATTCCGTTTTTTATCATGGTTGGTTCGGTGATGAACTATGCGGGAATCAGTAAAAGCTTATTGGCTTTTGCAGATTCGATGATTGGCCATAAAACGGGCGGTCTTGCGCAGGTGAATGTCGCGTTGAGTACGTTAATGGGTGGCATATCTGGCTCTGCGAATGCCGATGCCGCGATGCAATCGAAGATTCTTGCGCCTGAAATGACCAAGCGTGGTTATGATTTGCCATTTACAGCTGCAGTGACGGCTGCATCATCAAGTATCAGCCCTGTTATTCCACCGGGCATTAATTTAATCATCTTTGCGCTGTTAGCGAATGTTTCCGTTCATCAGATGTTTATCGCGGGTTATGTTCCTGCCTTTTTGATGGCGTTATCGCTGATGGTGACAATCGCGTTTATCGCTCGTAAGCGTCGTTACAAGCCTTCTCGTTCTGAACCTGCGTCTGCGAAAGAGCGTTTTCATTACTTTCTAAAAGCGATTCCCGCGTTACTGATTCCTTTCGGCATTATTCTTGGCATGCGTTTTGGTTTGTTTACACCGACAGAAGCGGGCGCAATCGCAGTATTGCTTTGTGCGATTATTGGTATTTTTGTCTATCGTCAGCTTGGCCTGCGACATATCCCGTTAATCATGCGTGAAACGGTGCAGGGCACCAGTAGTGTGATGTTCATTATTATCGGAGCGATGGTCTTCGGTTACTACATGACGCTTGAGCAAATCCCGCACAATGTTGCGTCTGCTTTGATAGAACTTACTGATAACAAGTTACTCTTGTTGCTGTTGATTAACGTGTTGCTGCTCGTTGTCGGAATGTTCATCGAAGGTGGTGCAGCGATGATCATCTTAACGCCATTGTTGCTTCCGGCTGTGCTTAACTTAGGCGTAAACCCGGTGCACTTCGGCATTATCGTGATCGTTAATATTATGATTGGTGGTGTGACGCCACCGTTCGGTTCTATGATGTTTACTGTATGTTCCATCTTGAAGGTTCGTATGGTCGACTTTGTAAAAGAAGTAGTGCCTTTGCTACTCGCTTTATTGTCGGTGTTGATGTTGCTAACTTTCTCTGAAAGTTTAGTGATGTTTTTACCGAATTTACTTTAA
- a CDS encoding D-amino acid dehydrogenase, whose protein sequence is MEVIVIGSGVIGLTSAWYLAKEGHSVTVIDRQDSSGKETSFANAGQISYGYSSPWAAPGIPLKAMKWLTQEHAPLKVKPSLSPELVSWATKMLANCNEAKYAQNKSRMLRVANYSRDCLTELRTSEQLAYEGRQKGTLQVFRSEKQLDFIQQDMKLLKESGIDHSLFDVEQCLSIEPGLADVKDKLVGGLYLPHDETGDCHQFCLALTEKAKQLGVRFVFDTEVVSLNHQNQNIESLTTTQGVFKADAYVVASGSYSRELLKQVDLSIPVYPVKGYSLTLPIVNADKSPTSTVMDETYKVAMTRFDDRIRIAGTAELAGFDYLIPEKRKATIDMVIKDLFPQAGDFSKAEYWTGLRPMTPDGTPIIGKTPIKNLFTNTGHGTLGWTMACGSGKILAGVVSGSTSDIKTDDLSIHRYL, encoded by the coding sequence ATGGAAGTTATCGTTATTGGCAGTGGTGTTATTGGGTTGACCAGCGCATGGTATTTGGCGAAAGAGGGTCACTCGGTGACGGTTATCGACCGTCAAGATAGCAGTGGTAAAGAAACCAGTTTTGCGAATGCTGGCCAAATCTCTTACGGTTACTCCTCCCCATGGGCCGCTCCCGGAATCCCTTTAAAAGCGATGAAATGGTTAACCCAAGAGCATGCGCCACTAAAAGTGAAACCGTCACTTTCCCCTGAATTGGTCTCTTGGGCGACTAAGATGCTCGCCAACTGCAATGAAGCCAAATACGCACAGAATAAATCTCGTATGTTGAGAGTGGCAAATTACAGCAGAGATTGCCTGACTGAGCTAAGAACCAGTGAACAACTGGCTTATGAAGGTCGGCAGAAAGGGACATTGCAAGTGTTTCGAAGCGAGAAACAATTGGATTTCATTCAACAAGATATGAAGCTGCTTAAAGAGAGCGGTATTGATCATTCGTTGTTTGATGTTGAGCAGTGCTTATCCATCGAACCGGGCTTAGCAGACGTTAAAGATAAGCTGGTGGGTGGCCTGTATTTACCACACGATGAAACCGGTGATTGCCATCAGTTCTGTTTAGCCTTAACCGAAAAAGCCAAGCAACTCGGTGTTAGGTTCGTGTTTGATACTGAAGTGGTAAGTTTGAATCATCAGAATCAAAACATCGAGAGTCTTACAACGACTCAAGGTGTATTCAAAGCGGACGCTTACGTAGTTGCATCAGGCAGTTATTCGCGTGAGCTACTCAAACAAGTAGACCTGTCTATTCCTGTTTATCCAGTCAAAGGGTATTCACTAACACTACCGATCGTGAATGCTGATAAATCACCAACCTCTACCGTGATGGATGAAACCTACAAGGTGGCGATGACTCGTTTTGATGATCGTATTCGTATTGCAGGGACGGCAGAGCTCGCGGGTTTTGATTACCTCATTCCTGAAAAACGCAAAGCCACGATTGATATGGTGATCAAAGATCTCTTTCCTCAAGCAGGGGATTTTTCTAAGGCAGAGTATTGGACAGGACTAAGACCAATGACGCCAGATGGAACACCTATTATCGGTAAAACACCGATTAAGAATTTGTTTACTAATACGGGGCACGGAACCTTGGGTTGGACGATGGCGTGTGGCTCAGGAAAGATCTTGGCAGGCGTTGTTAGTGGCTCTACGAGTGATATCAAAACTGATGACTTGAGTATTCATCGCTACTTGTAG